A stretch of Castanea sativa cultivar Marrone di Chiusa Pesio chromosome 2, ASM4071231v1 DNA encodes these proteins:
- the LOC142625523 gene encoding uncharacterized protein LOC142625523, which translates to MPFGLKNAGATYQRMMTGMFRDKIGRTVEVYIDDMVVKSKWETQHIDNLKEAPMLTTVEPAEDLFMYLSVSEHAMSVVLLRDLGVQRPVYYVSKTLVDAETRYLPLEKLVLALVHATRKLPHYFQAHTIYVLTEYPLHSLLKRFDFTGQIAKLGTRLGSFDIRYRLRSLVKGQVLANFVAEFSTRKEMEVICHVDVHPWKVFVDGASSAMGAGAGIVIITPEGIRLEHSLWLGFRASNNEAEYEVLIAGLRAIRDMGAQEVEIYSDSQLVVSQVRGSFEARDPRMKEYLQVARQVMGYFLKAKVVQVAKGQN; encoded by the exons ATGCCATTTGGACTAAAGAATGCTGGAGCTACATATCAACGAATGATGACGGGAATGTTTAGAGATAAGATTGGGCGTACAGTTGAGGTGTACATTGATGATATGGTTGTAAAAAGCAAATGGGAGACGCAGCATATTGACAATCTCAAAGAG GCACCTATGTTGACAACCGTAGAGCCTGCGGAGGATTTGTTCATGTATCTCTCGGTGTCTGAACATGCCATGAGTGTCGTGCTTCTAAGGGATCTAGGAGTGCAACGGCCAGTGTATTATGTTAGTAAAACCTTGGTTGATGCCGAGACGAGGTACTTGCCCCTAGAGAAGTTGGTGTTAGCCTTAGTACATGCCACGAGAAAGTTGCCCCACTATTTCCAAGCTCATACTATCTATGTGCTAACTGAATATCCTTTGCATTCGTTATTAAAGAGATTTGATTTCACGGGCCAAATAGCTAAATTGGGGACCCGGCTTGGCTCTTTTGACATTAGGTACAGGTTGAGAAGTCTGGTaaagggccaggttcttgccAACTTCGTTGCAGAATTTTCCACGAGGAAGGAGATGGAAGTGATTTGTCATGTCGATGTCCACCCTTGGAAGGTATTTGTGGATGGCGCTTCTAGTGCAATGGGAGCTGGGGCCGGAATTGTCATCATCACGCCGGAGGGGATAAGGCTAGAACATTCTTTATGGTTGGGCTTTAGGGCTTCCAACAACGAAGCTGAGTACGAAGTTTTGATTGCCGGATTGAGAGCTATTCGGGATATGGGTGCTCAGGAAGTTGAGATTTATTCAGACTCTCAATTGGTTGTCAGTCAGGTACGGGGCAGTTTTGAAGCTCGAGATCCTCGAATGAAGGAGTACTTGCAAGTGGCAAGGCAAGTCATGGGCTATTTTCTTAAAGCAAAGGTGGTCCAAGTGGCTAAGGGGCAGAATTGA